The Dictyoglomus sp. NZ13-RE01 genomic interval ATCTCCACCTTTAAAGGCTGTGGGTAGGATGTAGAGTTATAAACAAAAAGTATCAAACTATCCCCCACTATTTGTGGAAGCAAAGCTTCTTCTCTTAATATTTCCCTTAATTCTCTCTCTGTATCTTCATAAACTTCTCTAATAGATGAGCCTGGAAGTATATCATGAAATTGATTTCTCAAGAATTTTTCCCAAAGACCACTCAAGTCTTTATAATTATTTGATTTCAAGAAGGAAAGAGTGCTCAATGACTCTAAAAGTATAAGATGATTTTCAACATCCCTATTTAACTTTTTTATTCTACCTTGGGTAGTGTATGTTCCTCTATGAAGTTCTAAATAAAGCTCCCCAAAATAGGTGGGAAGAATATCTGGAGCTTCCTCAAAAAACCTTAATGGCGACTCCATAATAACTTGAGGAATTCCAGGAAGATCCTTTATCTTTTCCCACCTTTCCAGCATCTCTCTTGTAGGTCCCCCTCCACCATCCCCATATCCAAAGGAGTATAAAGTAGATGGATAAATATCCTTTTGATCAAAATCTTCCCAATTATCAAGAATTTCTTTTATATCCATCGTGGAATTATATCCACTTTTCTTACAAAATATATGAGCCTTAACCTTTGTTCCATCTATACCCTTCCAATAAAATAGGTCCACAGGAAATCTATTAGTCTCATTCCAAGTGAGCTTTGTAGTTGCAAAATAATCTATCCCTGATTTTTTTAATATCTGAGGAAGATTAGCATTAAATCCAAAGGTATCAGGAAGCCAAGCTACTTTACATTTCTTTCCAAATTCTCTTTCAAAAAACCTTTGGGCATACAAAAATTCTCTAACTAAGGTCTCTCCTCCTATTATCTGACAATCACTCTCAACCCACATTCCTCCTTCTACTATCCATCTGCCCTCTTTTACTCTTTCTTTAATTTTCTTATAAAGCTCTGGCTCCTCCTCTTTAATATCTTTGTAAAGTTGAGCTGAGGATTGCAAAAATTTAAAATCTCTAAATTCTTCCATTAGAGATAAAACCGTGGAAAAAGTTCTTTTTGCCTTCCTTATAGTTTCTTTTCTGGGCCAAAGCCATGCATAATCAATATGGGCATGTCCAAAAGCATATACTTTACCATTTACAGGATATTTACTTCTTAACCTTTTCAATTCTTCTTTCAACTTATTTCCTTCTTGAATGATCTTTTCCCTTATCTCCTTTGGTAGTTGAAAATAAGAATCAGAGAATTTAGGTGGATTCCAAAGTTTATTTAATTCATTCTTCAAAATACGGGTTTCCTTAGCAATTTTAGAAAAGACATCAAAGGAGGATGGAAGCTCAATCTCTCTAAAAGCATTTTCCATTAGCTTCATTAACTCTCTTTTTAGCTCTCTTATATTGGTACTTTTAATGAGCTCCCATAAAGTATAAAAGGAAAGAAAGGATGAGTATAACTCCTCATCCCTCTGATATATTTCCGCCCTATTAAACTTAGGACTATACTGGTGTTCTCCAAACAGTCCTTTTGGTACAACCTCTGCCAAAAGTTCAAAACTTTCCTCCCTTTTTGGGTCAACTGTTAAAAGAATATCCTTATGATAGATATTTAAGCCACCCTTAGGAGAGCTATTTACGTATAAAAGTGCCTCCCCTCCAAAATCCAAGGAGAGATAAACAGGAGATTCATAAATATTTTTTGGCAAGGAAAGCTTGGTATAGAACCATACAGGAAACTTCTCACTATTCCAATAATCTCCCACCCTTATCCTTTTCCAATGGAAAGAGGAATCATAAAGGGCGCTTTTCTCATCACTGAAAAACCAATCCTCAATACCCGCTCTATAAATTACAGTATAAGCATAAAGCTCATCCAACCAATGTGCCCACTGCCTCAAAATATATTCATAATTATCCATAACTAATCCCCTAATTTAATAGTTATCTCGGAGGGATATCCTTCTTTTATTAGCTCTTCCCTTATCTCCGCTACAGCCTTAACAATATTCTCCATTTTGGCACGAGCTTCTTCCCAAGTCCTTGTTTTAAGTCCACAATCAGGGTCAACAAAAATCTGTTCTGGTCTAAAATATTTTAAGGCAGTTCTAATTCTATCCTTAATTTCTTCTACACTCTCTATCCTATGAGAATGCACATCTACTACTCCGAGCCCAACAAATTTTTCCTTAGGAAATCCAAAACTTTCTATAAGAGGATAAAGCTTGTCATAATTGTTTGTAAACTCTAAATCAAACTGATGAACTGGAAAGTTAACAACATCCTTCCATATAGGTCTAAAATCTCCATAGCATATATGGGTTATTATAAAACTTCTAAGTCCCCTTGTGGCTATTTTAAAGGCTTCCTTTGCAATGTCAATTTCCTCAGGATGGGTAGGAACTGCAGGCTCATCAATTTGAACAAACAAAGCTCCTGCCTTTTCCAAATCTAAAGCCTCCTGATTAATGATCTCCGCAAGATCCAAAACTAAATCCCTCTTATTATCATAATATTCATTAAAGGACCAATCCGCAATAGTGTAAGGACCTGTCAACATCCCCTTTACTGGTTTTTTAGTTAGGCTTTGAGCAAACTTAAACATATCCACTGTAATTGGCTTTGTTCTTTTCACCTTTCCAATAACTATTGGCTTTTTGTAATATCTATTCCCATAGGATCTAACAAGCCCACTTATAGTAAATCCCTCTAAGTTCTCTGCAAAATATGTTGCCATATCTCCTCTTTCCATCTCTCCATGGACCAATACATCTACTCCAATTTCTTCCTGCATCCTTATAACCTCTTCTGTTGCTTTCAATTCCAGCTCATGCAATGTGGAATAAGAAATGAGACCTTTAGCATACTGATTTCTTGCCTTAACCAAATAATCTGGCTTAGGAAAACTTCCCACACTTGTAACAGGTAATATAGGTAATTTTATCTCCTTCATCTTCTTTCACCTCTTACCAAATTTACTCCTTTTGCTAAATTTACAAGCTTTTCATAAGCTCTTTCTCTCGGTAGATACTCTAATCCACAGCTGGGATTAACAAAAAGCCTTTCTTCGGGAACATACTCTAATGCTTTTTCCACTAAACTTTTTATCTGTTCTGGGGTCTCCAACTTTGTATTCCTTGCATCCACAATTCCATATCCAAGAGCCAAATTCTTAGGAAAATCCCTCAATATTTCAAAATTTTCCTTTCTTGATACAAAATCTATCCCAAAGGTATCTATATTAAGCCTTGATATCTCCTTTCTCAAAGGTAAAACAGTATAAAAATAGGTGTATATAGCTAAGTTACCACTAAAGTACCTTCTTATCCTGTTATAAATATCTACCAGTAGATCAAAATCTTCTGGATAGTATAAAATAGAAGGCTCATTAAACTGTAAATACTTTACTCCCTCTTTGTCTAAAAGCTTTACCTCCTCTATTAGAGCGTCAGTATATGCATTACTCAATTCCGCTATGCTTTTATAATATTCATCTCTGCTTAATCTTGCCAATGTATATGGTCCTGTTAATACAGCCTTAACGGGCACATTCTTTGCAAAATCTTGAGCCCTTTTCCAATCTTCTAAAATAATTGGCTCTCTCCATTTTATTTTTCCTACCACAACGGGCTGTCTATAATAGGTGTTATTGTCAAAATACCTGAAAAGTCCTCCAATCTCTATTCCATCAAGCTTTTTAGCAATATAACTCTGACCATCCTCCCATCTTATCTGTCCATCAGTTATTAATTCTACTCCTGCAGAGATCTGCTCTTCTATAACCTCTTTCGTAACCTCATCAAAAACCCTCTCCAGTTCCTCTTTACTAATCTTACCTTGATCATAAGCATGAATAGCCTTTCTCAATTTTGCCTCTCTTGGTGGATTAGGAATTTTAGGATAATGATCAACAACTGTTATAATCATGCCCATCCTCCTTTTACTTAAATATTATTCTTCATAAATATCCCTTAATACAGCACCTTTACTAGCAGAAGTTACAAGCTTTGCATACCTTCTAAGATAGGAAAATTCTATTTCTTTTTTAACAGGCTTCCAATTTTTCCTTCTATTTTCCAATTCTTCATCACTAACTTTTACATTCAATCTTCTTCCAGGTATATCTATTTCAATGATATCTCCATCCCTTAATAGAGCAATTGGACCTCCTTCTGCTGCTTCTGGAGAAATATGTCCAATAGCAGATCCCCTGCTTCCTCCTGAAAATCTTCCATCCGTGATAAGAGCGACATCCTCATCAAGTCCCATACCTGCCAGAGCAGATGTGGGTCCCAACATTTCCCTCATTCCTGGTCCTCCCTTTGGTCCTTCATATCTTATTACAACTACGTCTCCCCTCTTAATCTTACCCCCATAAATATCTTTAATTGCAGATTCTTCACTGTCAAAAACCCTTGCAGGTCCTTCATGTTTTAACATTTTGGGACTTACTGCGGACTTCTTAACTACTGCTCCTTCTGGTGCCAAATTGCCATAAAGTATAACTATACCTCCATCCTTCGCATAAGGCTCCTCCAATGGTTTTATAACATTTCTATCTCTAATTTCTGCGGATTTTGCAATCTCTCCAATGGTCTTCCCTGATACCGTTAAAGCATTTGGCTCTATGAGATTACCTTTCAAAAGCTCTTTCAATACTGCAGGAATACCTCCAGCCTCGTGAAGATCCTGAATATGCTGGGAAGAAGCGGGACTGAGTTTACAAATATTTGGAGTCCTATCACTAATCCTCTGAAAGACATCTAAAGGCAAATCTACCTTTGCCTCCTTCGCTATAGCAAGAAGATGAAGAACAGTATTGGTAGAGCCACCAAGAGCCATATCTACTGCTATAGCATTCTCGAAGGCTTCTCTTGTTAATATATCTCTTGCCTTAATATTATCTTTTACCAACTGTACTATTCTTTTCCCAGCCTCTTTAGATAATCTTTTTCTCATTCCATCATAGGCAAAAGGAAGAGTACCGTTAAAGGGTAGAGCTATCCCAAGGGCTTCGCTCAAACAATTCATGGTATTTGCAGTAAACATACCAGAACAAGAGCCACATCCAGGACATGCATACTGCTCCAATTCGTATAATTCTTCTTCTCTCATAGTACCTGCCTTAACTTTTCCAATACCTTCAAACACACTAATTAAATCTACATCCATTCCTCTCCATCTTCCCGCCAACATAGGACCACCACTTAATATCAAAGAGGGAAGATTTAATCTTGCTGCTGCCATAAGCATACCTGGAACTATCTTATCACAGTTTGTTATTAGTATAATTCCATCAAGTTGATAAGCTTCTACCATTGCTTCTATAGAATCTGCAATTAGCTCCCTACTAGCTAAAGAATACTTCATTCCTTTATGTCCCATTGCAATACCATCACATATACCAATAACTCTAAATTCCATTGGTGTTCCGCCTGCCTGTAAAATTCCATCTTTTACATATCTACTCACTATATCCAGATGTACATGTCCTGGGATCATCTCATTTCCAGAATTTACAACCCCAATTAAAGGTTTCTCTAAATCCTCCGGGGTATATCCCATAGCATAGAACAAAGATCTATGAGGAGCCTTTTCTAATCCCTTCTTAACACTATCACTTCTCAATTTCATTTACCTCCCTCACTATAAGCTCATTCTTAGTATATTTAGCACATCCTCTTTATATAATTTCTTTGTATTTCCAATAGGTCCAAACATAACAGCCTTTTCACTCATCTCTTCCAAACGAGAATCATCTATACCTACCTTTGAAAGTTTTGTAGGAACCCCAATGCTCTCATAAAACTCTATTAATTTTTCTATTCCTTTTAACCCTATCTCATAATCACTTCCCTCATCTGTAATTCCCCATACATTTCTCGCAAATTGTGCGAACTTCCATGGAATTTCATCAATCACATACTTCATCCAATGTGGGAATACTATTGCAAGTCCAAGTCCATGCGGAATATCATATATGGCACTTATGGCATGTTCTATAGCATGGGTAGCCCAATCTTGCTCTTTACCAACCCCAATTATTCCATTTAGGGCATTAGTCCCACACCAAAGAATAACTCCTCTCGCCTCCACATCCTCAGGATTTTGAATTAATTTAGGAGTAGTTTCAATAACAGTCTTCATTATTGCCTCTGCAAATCTATCTTGAAGTATCGCATCAGACACTTTATCAAAATACTGTTCAAAAACATGGGAAAGTATATCTACAATTCCATACAATGTATGGTTTAAGGGAACTGTTGTGGTATTTTTGGGGTCCAATATGGAAAACTTTGGATATAGATATGGACTTGATATAGCTAATTTTTCCTCAGTCTCCATATTAGATATAACTGCATTTCCATTCATCTCCGAACCTGTAGCTGCAAGAGTTAATACTGTACCTATAGGAATAGATGGCTTTATTGGAATTCTCTTTTTAAATAGATCCCATACATCACCTTCATAAGAGAGCCCTGCAGAAATAGCCTTTGCTGTATCTATTACACTTCCTCCTCCTACAGCTAAGATAAAATTAATATTATTTTCTCTAACCATTTCAATACCTTTTCTTACTAAATCTACTCTGGGATTTGGCTTTACCCCTTCCAGCTCAAAAATTTTAATATTTTCTTGTCTAAGTAGGAAAACTACTCTATCGTATAGCCCAATTTTTTTAATACTTCCTTGCCCAAGCACTAATAAAACTTTATCTCCATATAACTTTGTCTCCTTACCTACCTCATTGGTTGCATCTATTCCAAAAATTATCTTTGTCGGATTATGAAATACAAAATTTCTCATTTTTTTCCCTCCTTACTTTCAAATTTTAAAAATTATATGGTAATAATTATGATAATACAAGATTAAAATTTTTAAAATTATTCTTGCTTAATTCAGAGTATTTTGGTATAATTCCAACTTAAAAATTATAAAAGGGATAGTGGAGGTGGTGACAGTGGTATGGATCATGCCTTGCCCGAAAAGGGCATTTCAGAGCAATAAATATAACAAAAAACTTGAAAGGGAGGTATTAGAATGGCAAAAACCATTGAAGAGATTAATGAGAAAATTCGTGAGGGTAAAGCAGTAGTTGTTACAGCGGAGGAAATGATTGATATAGTAAGAGAGAAGGGAGTAGAAAAAGCAGCAAAAGAGGTAGATGTAGTTACCACTGGCACCTTTGGTATTATGTGTTCCTCAGGTATATATTTTAATATAGGGCATACTAAACCAAGAATAAAGCTTGGAGGAGGAAAGGTATATCTAAATAATGTGCCCGCCTATGCAGGTTTTGCTGCAGCAGACCTATTCTTAGGAGCAAATGCTCTTCCCGATGATGATCCAAGAAATAGATACTATCCAGGAGATTTTGAATATGGCGGTGGACATGTTATAGAAGACTTAGTTTCTGGGAAAGAAATACTATTAACAGCTACTGCCTATGGTACAGACTGCTATCCAAGGAAAAGTCTTAATGCTTATATTACAATAAACGATCTAAACGAAGCAGTCCTCTTCAATATAAGAAATGCCTATCAAAATTATAATGTTGCAGTAAACCTATCGAATAGACCTATCTATACGTATATGGGATTTTTAAAACCAAAACTTGGTAATGCCAACTATAGTAGTGCAGGACAGCTTTCTCCTCTTCTAAATGATCCCTTTTATAAAACTATTGGGATAGGAACAAAGATATTCTTAGGAGGAGGAATAGGATATGTAGCATGGCATGGAACTCAACACAATCCTAATGTTCCAAGAACTGAAAGAGGTGTCCCAAAGGTAGGAGCTGGCACCCTTGCAGTAATAGGAGATCTAAAAGGAATGAGTCCTAAATGGCTAAGAGGAGTAAGCATGAAAGGCTATGGGGTATCTCTTGCAGTAGGTATTGGAGTGCCTATTCCTATTTTGGATGAAGAAATAGCCTTCTACACATCTATAAGTGATGATGAAATTTATGCCCCTGTAGTAGACTATAGCTCTACCTATCCAAATAGAGAACCTGACATAATTACAGAAGTAACATACAAACAACTAAGAAGTGGAGAGATTGAAGTATTAGGGAAAAAAGTACCTACAAGTCCCCTCTCCAGTTATGTAAAAGCAAGAGAGATTGCCAACATATTAAAGGATTGGATAAAGACTGGAAAATTCCTATTAACAAAACCATCTGCCCCCATTCCCGGACCAGAATCAGGAATTAAATTTAAGCCCTTCTCTGGGAGAGAAATAAAGGAGGAGGTAAAAGAGAAATGAGGACTGAAAGAATTGTGCTCCATTTTCCAAAACATTTAGCGGACAAGCCTGTAATAGTTAATCTGGTCCGGAAATTTGATTTAGATTTCAACATTCTTAAGGCAACAATAACTCCAGATGAGGAAGGAGTAATGGTCTTAGAAATTACTGGAGAGGAAGAGAACTTTCAAAAAGGAATCCAGTATTTGAAAGAATTAGAAGTAAAGATCCAGCCTTTGTCTCAAGATGTAATATGGGATGAGACAAGATGTACCCATTGTGGTTATTGTGTAAGCTATTGCCCTACTAAAGCCTTACAAAGGGACGAAAAAACCTATATGGTTAGTTTTGATCCCCAAAAATGTACCACCTGTGGGATATGCGTTGAGATCTGTCCCTACAAAGCAATGGAGATAAGGTTAGTTATTTAAATATTCTCTATGGAAAGAAGTTTATTTACATTTTCTAAGGTCCCTACAATATAAAGAATATCTTCTTCTCTGATTATTTCATCGGGGTGGGGATTTGCAATGATATCTCCACCTCGATGAATAGCAAGGATTGATAAACTATATTTTCTACGTAATTGAAGACTCTCAATATTTTTACCGATCATAGATGGAGTTGGTTTTACCTCAAACACTTTTACATTACCAGAAAGCTCCATAAAATCTATTATATTAGGAACCACAAGTTTTTGAGCTAAAATCTCGCCCATTTGTCTTTCTGGATAAACAACTAAATCCGCCCCAATCTTTTCTAAAATTTTGCCATGAGCTTCATTAACAGCCTTAGCCACTACATACTTAACTCCTAATTCCTTAACTAATAAGGTAGCAAGAACAGAAGATTGAATATCATTGGCAATAGCAATTATTACTACATCACAATTCTGTATTCCTGCCTCCCTTAAAGCATTTATATTTGTAGCATCCACAACTTTAGCATAAGAAACATAATCTTTTATTCCTTCTACCCTCTCCTCATCCATATCTATGGCAAGAACAGAAGCCCCTAATCTTTCCAAGGTAATAGCCAAAGCAGAACCAAACCTACCAAGCCCAATAACTCCAAAATCATGAAATCTCTCCCCTGAAATAGCACTTTTATAAAATAGTGACTTCATATTAACCTACGCTTACCTCCTCTGTAGGATAATCTACAGTTTTCTTATGATTTACAAAGCTTAATAGTGCAAGACCTGCAGTTACCGTGCCAACTCTTCCCAAAAACATAGTAAAAGTAATTACCAACCTTCCAAAGGTTGAAAGCTGTGGAGTTATTCCAGTAGAAAGCCCAACAGTTCCAAAGGCAGATACTACTTCAAATAGAATCTTTAAAGGCTCAAAAGGCTCTGTAAGAAGCAACAAAAACCAAGAAAGAATTACTAAACTCAAAGAGAAGAAGAAAACTGCCCAAGCTCTTTTAACCGTTTCCCAATTAATGCTTCTATTCTTGAAATGAACATGCTTTCTTTCCAATATAGTAGTATAAACACTTAGTAAAAGAACTAAAAAAGTAACGGTTTTTATACCTCCTCCAGTTCCTCCTGGTGATGCTCCTATAAACATGAGAAGAATTAAAAAAAGCCAAGTGGCAGGTCTCATCTTGCCAATATCTAAAGTATTAAATCCAGCAGTTCTTGGAGTGACGCTTTG includes:
- a CDS encoding alpha-mannosidase — its product is MDNYEYILRQWAHWLDELYAYTVIYRAGIEDWFFSDEKSALYDSSFHWKRIRVGDYWNSEKFPVWFYTKLSLPKNIYESPVYLSLDFGGEALLYVNSSPKGGLNIYHKDILLTVDPKREESFELLAEVVPKGLFGEHQYSPKFNRAEIYQRDEELYSSFLSFYTLWELIKSTNIRELKRELMKLMENAFREIELPSSFDVFSKIAKETRILKNELNKLWNPPKFSDSYFQLPKEIREKIIQEGNKLKEELKRLRSKYPVNGKVYAFGHAHIDYAWLWPRKETIRKAKRTFSTVLSLMEEFRDFKFLQSSAQLYKDIKEEEPELYKKIKERVKEGRWIVEGGMWVESDCQIIGGETLVREFLYAQRFFEREFGKKCKVAWLPDTFGFNANLPQILKKSGIDYFATTKLTWNETNRFPVDLFYWKGIDGTKVKAHIFCKKSGYNSTMDIKEILDNWEDFDQKDIYPSTLYSFGYGDGGGGPTREMLERWEKIKDLPGIPQVIMESPLRFFEEAPDILPTYFGELYLELHRGTYTTQGRIKKLNRDVENHLILLESLSTLSFLKSNNYKDLSGLWEKFLRNQFHDILPGSSIREVYEDTERELREILREEALLPQIVGDSLILFVYNSTSYPQPLKVEIDLDENLAVYTENGNIIPSQKGEKRLIYSPEIEIPPLSYITLPIKEKKDCNIISDLILRDNEIENLYLILKVNSDGTIQVYDKERKREVFEGRGNQIWAYPDRPRSWEAWDIALDYEKYGKEVSKVESINVVEKGPLRAKIEVVKTFGNSTIKQRYVVYSKTPKIDIETEILWNEKRVMLRALFPLNINSYICHYEIPYGIYYKLTHENTSWDKAKFEFPVQRFINYSQGDFGISLLNNGKHGHSIKENILGLTLLRSPAIPDFYADLGEHKFIYSILLHGSDWKRDCIKFAEELNRPLFAKVLKGKVTKETFINWDAPNIVFSALKRSEDGDGIILRFSEYFGWERDIELEFSFSVKRAYECNLLEENIRELPIDGRKIKIKVKPFELKTIKIVI
- a CDS encoding methionine synthase; its protein translation is MKEIKLPILPVTSVGSFPKPDYLVKARNQYAKGLISYSTLHELELKATEEVIRMQEEIGVDVLVHGEMERGDMATYFAENLEGFTISGLVRSYGNRYYKKPIVIGKVKRTKPITVDMFKFAQSLTKKPVKGMLTGPYTIADWSFNEYYDNKRDLVLDLAEIINQEALDLEKAGALFVQIDEPAVPTHPEEIDIAKEAFKIATRGLRSFIITHICYGDFRPIWKDVVNFPVHQFDLEFTNNYDKLYPLIESFGFPKEKFVGLGVVDVHSHRIESVEEIKDRIRTALKYFRPEQIFVDPDCGLKTRTWEEARAKMENIVKAVAEIREELIKEGYPSEITIKLGD
- a CDS encoding methylcobamide--CoM methyltransferase, with translation MIITVVDHYPKIPNPPREAKLRKAIHAYDQGKISKEELERVFDEVTKEVIEEQISAGVELITDGQIRWEDGQSYIAKKLDGIEIGGLFRYFDNNTYYRQPVVVGKIKWREPIILEDWKRAQDFAKNVPVKAVLTGPYTLARLSRDEYYKSIAELSNAYTDALIEEVKLLDKEGVKYLQFNEPSILYYPEDFDLLVDIYNRIRRYFSGNLAIYTYFYTVLPLRKEISRLNIDTFGIDFVSRKENFEILRDFPKNLALGYGIVDARNTKLETPEQIKSLVEKALEYVPEERLFVNPSCGLEYLPRERAYEKLVNLAKGVNLVRGERR
- the ilvD gene encoding dihydroxy-acid dehydratase — translated: MKLRSDSVKKGLEKAPHRSLFYAMGYTPEDLEKPLIGVVNSGNEMIPGHVHLDIVSRYVKDGILQAGGTPMEFRVIGICDGIAMGHKGMKYSLASRELIADSIEAMVEAYQLDGIILITNCDKIVPGMLMAAARLNLPSLILSGGPMLAGRWRGMDVDLISVFEGIGKVKAGTMREEELYELEQYACPGCGSCSGMFTANTMNCLSEALGIALPFNGTLPFAYDGMRKRLSKEAGKRIVQLVKDNIKARDILTREAFENAIAVDMALGGSTNTVLHLLAIAKEAKVDLPLDVFQRISDRTPNICKLSPASSQHIQDLHEAGGIPAVLKELLKGNLIEPNALTVSGKTIGEIAKSAEIRDRNVIKPLEEPYAKDGGIVILYGNLAPEGAVVKKSAVSPKMLKHEGPARVFDSEESAIKDIYGGKIKRGDVVVIRYEGPKGGPGMREMLGPTSALAGMGLDEDVALITDGRFSGGSRGSAIGHISPEAAEGGPIALLRDGDIIEIDIPGRRLNVKVSDEELENRRKNWKPVKKEIEFSYLRRYAKLVTSASKGAVLRDIYEE
- a CDS encoding NADH-dependent alcohol dehydrogenase; the encoded protein is MRNFVFHNPTKIIFGIDATNEVGKETKLYGDKVLLVLGQGSIKKIGLYDRVVFLLRQENIKIFELEGVKPNPRVDLVRKGIEMVRENNINFILAVGGGSVIDTAKAISAGLSYEGDVWDLFKKRIPIKPSIPIGTVLTLAATGSEMNGNAVISNMETEEKLAISSPYLYPKFSILDPKNTTTVPLNHTLYGIVDILSHVFEQYFDKVSDAILQDRFAEAIMKTVIETTPKLIQNPEDVEARGVILWCGTNALNGIIGVGKEQDWATHAIEHAISAIYDIPHGLGLAIVFPHWMKYVIDEIPWKFAQFARNVWGITDEGSDYEIGLKGIEKLIEFYESIGVPTKLSKVGIDDSRLEEMSEKAVMFGPIGNTKKLYKEDVLNILRMSL
- a CDS encoding (Fe-S)-binding protein produces the protein MRTERIVLHFPKHLADKPVIVNLVRKFDLDFNILKATITPDEEGVMVLEITGEEENFQKGIQYLKELEVKIQPLSQDVIWDETRCTHCGYCVSYCPTKALQRDEKTYMVSFDPQKCTTCGICVEICPYKAMEIRLVI
- a CDS encoding potassium uptake system protein; the protein is MKSLFYKSAISGERFHDFGVIGLGRFGSALAITLERLGASVLAIDMDEERVEGIKDYVSYAKVVDATNINALREAGIQNCDVVIIAIANDIQSSVLATLLVKELGVKYVVAKAVNEAHGKILEKIGADLVVYPERQMGEILAQKLVVPNIIDFMELSGNVKVFEVKPTPSMIGKNIESLQLRRKYSLSILAIHRGGDIIANPHPDEIIREEDILYIVGTLENVNKLLSIENI